From the uncultured Methanomethylovorans sp. genome, the window CTGATATAATCCATATTTGCCACCTTTCTCATGATGTCCATATGCATTAAACTTTGCAATGGACTTAGAACTGGTTTCTCGCCATGACGTCTCATTGTAAGAGATTACATAATGACAAAAACTTTTTTCTTTTTTTAGTATTAATAGTAGATAATAGATTCTCGGGATACTTAATACTGTAACTTCATACTGAAAAGAAAATGTATCGTAGTGTAGAGCGTATAGATAGTATTGAACGAAGGTGTAAATGTGGTAAACAGATACAAAATAATAGATTTTGAAACGTGGAAAAGAAAAGAGTATTGTCAAATATACAGGAGCGCTGTGCAGCCTCAATATTGTGTGAGTTTTGAACTTGATGTGACTTATTTTAAAAAACACGTTAAAAAAAATAAGTTATCATTTACAATGGCTTTCATATTTGCTGTTACAAAATGCGCAAATGAGATTGAAGAATTCAGGTATCGTTTCCTTGATGGTGAAGTTGTGTTATATGAATCCATTGACACGTCATTTACATATCTGGAAAAAGAAACTGAATTATTTAAAGTAGTAAATGTTCCCATGCAGGATACGGTAGAGAAGTTTGCAAAATTGGCAATAGTAACGGCGGAAAATCAAAAAGAGCATTTTACAGGACCTGTAGAAAATGATGTATATCAATTTTCTGCGTTGCCCTGGATCACATTTATGCATATTTCACACACGGATTTTGGAAATAAAGAAAAAGCTCAACCCATATTTGATTGGGGTAAATATCAAAAAAGAGAAGATAAATTTATGATGCCGTTTGCAGTTCAGGTTCATCATGCATTTGTTGATGGTATTCATATTGCCAAACTTGCGGATAAGCTGCAGAGATACCTAGATGAAGTGTAGATTATGGAGAAAAGACATTTTTATATATCAAATAGCAAAACTCGTATTCCTGCCATCCTTTGGGGAAAGTTGAATAAAAAGTTGTTGATTGAAGTTCACGGTAATCTTTCTAATAAAGAGGACACTGTAATTTCCATGATGGCCCAAAAGGCCATTGCAAAAGGTTACCAGGTGTTAAGTTTTGATCTGCCTATGCATGGTGAGCGTTTAGATGAGGGATATGCTTGTGTTCCTGATAATTGCGTCAGTGATTTGCTCAGTGTTTATGAATATGCAAAGTCTTTTGCATCTGATATTCATTTGTTTGCGTGTACCATAGGAGCCTATTTCAGTTTGCTTGCCTATCATAACTTTGACATAAAGCAAAGTTTATTCCTCTCGCCCATCGTCAATATGGAACGCGTTGTACACAATATGATGAAAAGTTTCCAAGTAAGTGAAGAGAGACTAAAAGCAGAGCATGAGATTCAGTTGCCTATTGGGCAGAAATTGGAATGGAATTATTATTGCTATGTGAAAGAAAATCCCATTTCTTTTGAATGGAAAGTACCAACTGCCATTTTGTACGGGTCGGATGATAATCTATCTGAATGTGAGGAAATTTTAGAATTTGCAGCGAGATATCAAGCAACAGTTAAAGTTCTTAAGCATGGGGAGCATTATTTCCATACGGAACAGCAATTGCAGGTGTTTGATCAATGGGCAGACGAAAATCTGCTGTAAAATATCCCTCGAAAATGAGCGAAAACGAAGCCATTGAGTTTGGAAATCTGCTTATTCTATTAAAAGACAGAAATAAGATATTTTCAGGCAAAAGATACTGAGTATTTGTTATGCTGAATAGGAACAGTTTTGTCTAAAGTTGTTCTCCATATATGAAACGGAATGTTAAGGTAGATTAGCCTTTTATACCTAATGATATTTTAGGAAAAGCTGAAGCTATGGGAAAAGTTCAGAACAGTATAAGCTAATTAAGAAGGTTTATTTGCATAATATATATATATAAACTAGTTGGTATAATTCGCATTGAATGTTGCTGCCTAAACACTTAACATTAAGTTTTGCCCGATGGGCATTATTTTGCTTCTTAGGAGATGATGCAAATGAAAAAAGCATTGATTGAAGTGTTATTTGCTTCTGATAAAAGACGAAAAGTTCTTCTATTGTTGCGGAAGGAGCCGAAAGAAATGGAAACTCTCTTTACATCCCTGGAAATAACAAGGAGGGAATTAGTTCCGCAGATGAAGATCTTGAAAGCACATCATCTTGTTTCTCACTATAAAGACACTTATGAATTGACAACAATAGGGAAACTAATAGTTGACGAGATGGTTCCTTTATTAGACAAGGTTGAGGTTTTAGATACGGATATTGATTACTGGGGAACTCGTAAACTTGATTTTATTCCGCCTCATCTTTTTAAAAGAATACTGGAACTTAAGGACTGCCAGATAGTAAATCCTTATACTCAAAGTATATATGCCCAACCTCCAGAGCTATATGGAGCATATGATTTATCCCAAGTGGCTTCTAAGAGAGGAAAAATATTTTTTGCTGTTACGACATTCTTTTACCCTAACTTTGCTGAGGTATTTGCTGAGATGATTCATGGCCAGGTAAAGATAAATATAATTGTTACTCCAGATGTGGTTGCCAGAATCCAAAATCAGGACCGAGCTGATTATGTAGAAATCGTTAAAAATGAATTGTTTAATTTGTTTGTATACCCCAAAAAAATAGACTTTGTATCTTTTGGATTTAATGAATACTGCTTACTTATGCGTTTGCTAGATAATAAGGGAAAATACGATTATAAGTATATGCTAAGTTCCAACCAAGGTGCGCTTGAGTGGGGAAAAGAACTCTTCGAATACTACTTGAAAGATTCTGTGCCAGTGACGGAAATCTAATGGTTCATAACCATTCGATTTTCCACTATTTATAGCCGCAGGTTTCAAGTTTTAAGCGCATAATTCAGTATCATGAGACGTTTATGCATCTAAAAAAGCGGAAGTAGCTTTATGCTCTTGGATTGAAGATCAAAAAAAATGACCCAGGATGCTACTTTCATCCATTCGAATCTAGGGAATGCTAAAGCATATGAGCCTAGGGGAAAAGAAGTAGAAACAGAAATAGGGAAAATAACTGTTGCTTCAAATTTATTTTGACATAAAAAAATAGAGGGTTAATCAGAATCCTCTAATATTTTTCCTCGGTGTAATATGGACTTTTCAACTAATGGTTGTTAAATAACCGAAAGTTATAATATAACCTTAAGTTAACAATTCTAGTAAGACTGCCTCCGGGCAGAATCCTACACAATTGAAGGAGGAAAAAAATGAAAATGGAATCTGTGAAATTAGTCTATTTTTCACCTACCGGGACAACAAAAGCGGTTGTTCAGGGCATTACGCATGGTATTAATCCAGGCACCGTGGAATTAATTGATATTACCAAACCAGATACAAGAAAACAACCATTAATGACCTCGGAAAATGAATTGCTTGTTATTGGAGTTCCCGTTTATATGGGGAGAGTGCCGGCATTATTAAATGAATGGCTCAATGCAATTCAAGCTCATAATACCCCCACGGTTTGTGTTGTTGTCTATGGTAATCGTGTATATGATGATGCACTACTCGAACTAAAAAATATTGTAATGAAATGTGGGTGTATTCCCATTGCCTGTGCAGCATATATCGGGGAACACTCATTCTCAAATTCTGAGACATCAATAGCACAAGGACGTCCCGATGAAGATGATTTAACCCATGCAGAAGTATTTGGACAGAAAATACGTGAAAAACTACAATCTATTTCATCAATTCCTCAGGTTTTTGATGTGCATGTGTCTGGCACTTACCCTTATGAAGGAGTTACAAAATTATGGATCGTTGATTTTATCGCAGTCAGTGATAAGTGTTCACAATGTGGGATCTGTGCAGAGAAGTGTCCTGTTGGTGCTATTGATGCAGAAAATTCCCGTTTGATAGATACGGATATATGCATTACATGCTGTGCATGTATCAAAAATTGCCCGCAAAGTGCCAGATCGATGAAACCCGGGCTGGTTAAAGACGCATCAGTGCGTCTCCATACGCTCTATAGCCAGCGAAAGGAGCCTGAATGTTTTATCTGAAGAATAAGTTATTTAATAAATATGTGTTAAGTGAAGTGGAATAATGGGAATCGTCGATAGAAGACAACGAGAAAAGGAACAGAGAAAGACCGAGATCATCGATGCAGCTGAAAGTCTCTTTTTTTCCCGGAGTTACGAAGATGTCTCCATGGATGAAATCGCCCGCGAGGTTGAACTGAATAAGGCTACCATTTATCTATATTTTAAAAATAAGGAGACACTTTTCGCAACCATTGTACTTCGTGGTATCCAGATCCTTAAAGAAAAATACACAGAATGCATGGAGAAACAAGTGCCTGGTATTGTCAAGGTAGCTCTGATGGGACAGGCTTATTACCAGTTTTCACAGGAATACCCCGATTATCTTCGCATGATCCATTTTTATGGTTCTGAGCATTTTTCCAAAGAGAACCCGTGTACCGCAGAGATCGGTAAGGGGTATGGTACCTGCCGTATGATCCTGCGGGATGCGATCCAGGAGGGTATTGATGACGGTACGATCCGAGTGGATCTCGATCCATTCCTCACCTCAATGTACCTTATGATCTCCTTCATGGGCATCCTGTCAATGGAAAATAAATGGAAACTGGTGATTGAGGCGGAGGGGTTCAGCTACGAGCAGTATACCCGTGAGTTTTTCCGTTTCATAACTACTGCTATTTCTTCCGGTGAGAAATCTCACAGCATGGATCTCAAAGATTTCACATCATTTGGATTCTTTTTAACCGAGCCTGTGGCACCTGAGAAGAAAAAGAGAAAATGACCCTCTTTTTTCTTATCGCTATCTGCCGCCTCATATAACTACAAACCCACTTGAAGTTTAGACAATTCTTTAATATGTGCAACTCCTTCTATAACATGCAATAACCGGCCATAACAAGACAGACTCACCGGTTAACAATGCATTGAACAAGGAGAATGTGAAAATGTCACAGGAAAATAAAAACGATAAATCCAATTTCGCTATCATTGCATTATCAGTTGTCTTGGTGGTGATGTCGTTTACGATATACGCCATCTCGCAGAGTGGGTCGGAACAGAATGCAGCAGACACAATAACTATGAGCGGGTACGCCGAAGAGAAAGTCGTGCCTGACACAGCCGCCTTAAGCATAGGTGTCGTGGTCCAGGCTGACACTGCAAAGGACGCATCCGATCAGAACGCAGCTCTCATGAGCACTGTTGTCGCAGAACTCAAAGCACTGGGTCTGGAGGACAGGGAAATACAGACATCCTATTTATCCGTGTACCCGGTCTACAACTATGACAAGGAACAGACCATTACAGGTTACTCCGCATCCAACAGTGTGCAGGTCACAACCACAAAGATCGGCAACCTGAGCCAGATCATCGACAGGGCAACAGCCGCAGGAGCCAATCAGATCGGAAGCATCTCCTTCTCAGTATCTGATGACAGGCAGAAACAGCTCCGTGAAGACCTCATGAACGAAGCCGTAGCCGATGCATCATCAAAGGCTAATGGCCTCGCCGGCAGCCTGGGTCTTAAGGTCACAGGTGTGCAGACAGCATCCATATCTGGGAATGATAACTCCAGGGTCTCCTACACAGTGGCAGAAACAGCAATGGGTACAGGGACGGGACAGGTTTCCACACCAATTGAGCCGGGAGAGTCCACAGTTTCAATGTCAGTACAGGTCACATACTACATTGGATAAGAGGGCGATTTATCAACCAACCACCAACCAACCACCATCCAAACCCAACCCACTGGCAGCAGCCGGTGGACTTTTTTTATTTAATAGTCAATGTTATGCTCAATTATGGCTATGCTTTGAAACTGAATGCTTGAGAGCCATTAATACAGTTGGTCTAGATGCTCATGTTGGTTTTTTACATGAAATTAATCCATCTATAATAGCACCAATTAAATATTATGGCCTTCTGGGCATAGTTCTTATAGAAGAATGCTTTGTAGAAAAGCTACTTTTGATTTTATCTTGACCTGGCTCTGTAGAATTCTTGAGATTAAATCTTTAATGCGCTCTTTATTCTTATATCTCGATATTCCTGTATCCTTTGCTATTCTGCTTATTTCAAAAAGAAGGTTAAACCCTCCTGTTATTGTAAAAAAGCTAGTGGATGCTTACAGTTTCAAGTTTACCACTACTAAAGAGAAGAAAGGAGAAGAGTATTTTCCAGGTTATTTTCTAGATCTGCAAAAATTAGACCCTTAGTGATCCACGGAACCCTCTAACGCCATAGTAATAGGATGCACTGTTGTGATACACGAAGACGTGGTCGTAGCGACGATCAGCAAAGAGGGCGCCGCCAAGTTTTCTAATAGTAGAAGGCGTTTTCACCCAACTCGACGTTTTTGTATCGAAATTTCCAAGTTTCTGCAACTCCCGATATTGTTCTTCCGTTAAAAGCTCAATGCCTATGGCAGCTGCCATATCAATAGCATTGTTTTCTGGTTTATGTTCTTTCCTTGACTCCAGCGCTTCACGGTCGTAACAAACATTTCTGCGGCCTTTAGGACTTTCAGCTGAACAATCATAAAAAATGTATTCGTCCGTTTTGTCATCATGAACAACAACATCCGGTTCACCGCCAGTTCTTTCCATTTCATTGAGTGACCACAGTTTTTCAGTATTAACTTCCAGCTTTGCTTGTACTTTAGCCCATTCAAGACCTTTATGGCAGTTCATGTTTTTCTCAAAACGGGCTTTCAACGCTCTTAGTAGTTCTTCACGTTGTTCTGGTGATAACTCCTTTTTAGTGCTATTAATGTTGTTCATGCTTTTCTATTACCTCTGTTGAATAGGGCGTTAAGCATATAATTGCCTAATACTATTGCCATCATTTTACAACTTCCCGTCCCTTCTTATAATGAGCTGGTTTCATAAGTATAAATACGCCTTTCTCCAATAATAGTATGGGGATTTTAATGGGTTTTAAAGAACTCTCTGATGAACAATGGAAGTTTATTAAAACATTCCTGCCTCCACAACCAATAACCGGGAGAAAGAGAGTTGATGACCGTAAGGTCATCAACGGTATTCTCTATGTCCTGATAACAGGTTGCAGATGGCGAGATCTGCCACCTTCTTATGGTTCTGGAGTTACAGCTTGGCGAAGATTGAAAAGGTGGTCAGAAGCAGGGATATGGGACAAGATAATGGAATCCCTTCGGGATTCCGCTTACCAGAAAAGTAAGTTCTCATTGGATACAGTGTGTATCGATAGCAGTTTCATCGAAACTAAAAAAGGGTAGATGACTCCTCGTACAACGGTCACAAGAAAAGAAAAGGCATAAAGATCCATGCATGTGTAAGTTGTGAAGGTTTTCCACTTACAATCCAAATATCTTCTGGAAAAGAGCACGATAGACAGCACTTCATTGAAGTTATGGAGGATATTAAGGTTAAGACCGATGGAAGACCAAGGACAAGACCTCTTGAAGTTCTGGCAGACGCTGCGTACGACGATACAGAAATCAGGCAGTACTTAAGGTCCAGAGCTATCAAAAGCAACATACCGATCAATACAAGGAACAGTAAAAGAAAGAAAAGAGGAAGACCTACTCGATTTGATGAAGAAACATATCATTACAGAGGAACTATAGAACGATTCTTTGCATGGTTGAAGATGGGATTTAGAAAATTAGCAAGTAGATATGAACGTCTTAATGTGGTTTTCAAAGGATTGTTAGATATTGCATGTTTCCTGTTGTGTTGGAAAAAGGTGTGAGTGAAGTTTTGAAATAGGCTCATCATGTAATTATGTTAGTTACCCAGGTTTAAAGCTTTGCTTCCAACACCTTTAACCTTTGCTTAACATGAGTATTTTGTGTAAATGGATTTTCTTCTTTTACATTTTTCCGCATGAAATGTAAAGCATCTAACTCAACACCCACAGGGTTCTTTTACAAACATGATATAATTAAAGAAAGAGGAGAATAGTATGGCAAGATATTGTAAGATATGCGGAGCAAAAAGCGGAAGGTGCAACCATCTGATAGTTGACTTTGGTGAGAGAGAAGAAACCAGCGAGAAAAGTAAGGACGATGCAAATAAATCCGAAACTCAAAAGTAGTCTTTTATAGTTACACCTATTTACGAATATCCTTTTTAAAAACATGATAAAAATGATCCTTAGATTCTGATCCATAGATCCCTCAAATCCCTTGATACGATGCTTACATGAGCATCTAAACCAACTGTATTAATTGTCCTCAAACACTTTTTACTCAACGACTGCTTTATCAGTGTAATTCTGAGTATAAAATGTAGCAAATAACTCTGAGGAAAGGAAATTGAATACACAATGTGCAGTAATAATAGTGATAGAATATGTGCATTAAAAATAATGATATAGATATATACATCAATAATCGTGAGGTAGTGAGTGCATTAAAAATAATGTTATAAAAGTTATATATATATAAACGTACAATTTTACCATATGGAATCGTTAAACTTGAATGGTAAAACTGATAGGAAGATAGGTGGAATTCAAAAGTTAAATTTGAATGATAAAACTGATAAGAAGATAGGCAGAATTCAAAAAAGCTTGCTGGTACTAGCTGGTGGATTATTACTGTTGACCCTTTTTATAATCTTTCCCTTGTATTTTACAGTAATATTTGAATCTGCTTATGGATACATAGTCGGATTAGTTGTAAGTTTCGTGCTGTTCTATTCTATAGGGGCATGGTTTGGCAGATCAAACAACAAAGGCTCTAATTAACCCTCTGTTTTTTATGCCACTATAAACTTCAAGTGGCATTTATTCCTCCTATTTCTGTTTTTGTTTCATTTCTTTCATTTCTCTATGTTTTTAGCATAGCTTCCGCTATCCTATTAATTGCTTTATGTTTGAGTGTCTTTAAATAATGTAAGTTAAAGCAAAAAACTGGCCTTTAGTACTGTTCTATCCTGGAACAAAAATCATATTTGTAAGGAATTGCCTTTGAAAATTCATTCCAGTATTTCCAGACACCACCACCCTCAAGATCCATCCTTCCCGGAGAGAATACATATTCTTGTGGTTCTTCAGGAGCAAAAAAGGTTACTGAAGAGTTCCAAAACTGGATGAATAAGAAATTGCCATATCAAAAGAACTCGGTAGTTTGGAATTATGCATTGTTATTGAAAACTAGAGAGTTAGTTCAATACCTTGTTGAAAAAAGGCAAGTTATTGATTTTAACAGGCCTGAATTTACTATTGATAAACAGGATTCTGATGATATAAGGCAGAAGATACTGAGTATTTCTTATACTGATTGGAAGACCATGGGATTCTCTAAGGGTACATTGCATTATATGAAACAGAATGCTAAGGCTGAGAAGCCGTTTACTTTGAATGCACATGTAAGGGAAAAGTTAGAGATGCGGGAGGGGTGTTAACAATTAGATTAACTCAAATAAATTGAAAGTATTGAATTTTACATAAAACAAAGGAGAAAACAATTGCCTGCATCCAGACAATTGTATTGCAGTAATGGAGTTTGCCACATTAGGTGGCAATTCTCTTGCTTATGTTTCTGCAGCAGCTCAGCTTATTGAGACCTGACTGTGACAGCTGCAATTACAACTGCAGTCGTCATGATTGTGATCATGTTCATGGCTGTCGCAGTTACCATTCTGGTTATTTGAGAGAGCACCGGACTCCCACGCATCAATGGCATCTTTTATTGTTCCAGATGCACCGATGAAAACATCGATCCCTCTCTGCTGGAGCATCACTGCAGCACCCTTTCCAATACCTCCACAGAGCATTACATTCACACCGGCTCCAGCCATCAGGTCAACAGGACCTTCACTACCATTTTTCATTACAACGGAATATTCCCCAGTCTCTGTGTCAAAAACAGTGTAGGCAGGTGCCCTTCCAAAATGCTGGCTGACTGCGTCATCGCTTCCGCCTTTTCCCATACATGGTACGCTTACTTTCATGATATCGCCTTATAAGTGATTATTATGTTAAGATTTTAATCTGGATTCTGAATCGGCATCCTAAAGAGGATACTAACTGATCCAATACAGATATTATGTACATAAGAGTTAAAGTATTAAAGCCTTGTCCAGCATGTATATATATTTGTATGCATTGGAGCAAAAATAAGAAATAAAAAGAACGGAGTTCACCAAATCAAAAATCAGGAAATTATGAGCCAATTTAACATTCTTAAAGGAAGAGTACTTCCTAGATTCCACACATTGGTTATAGTTTGATTTTATTTTTAGCATACTACATATTAAAGTCATCAAATGACACTATGCTTACAGTACTTGCTCTGATTTTCATAATAACATGTCTATTTGTATATGCCTTATATTCAAAAACACTTATATCTTCAAAAAAGAAGAATCTGATTGATTGTGAATTTAATAACATAATTGATACTAAAGACTTTATCAGGACTGAGAGCTATTCACTCAGGCTCAAGCCTTCAGGGGTAAGAGAGTAACTGAAGAGTTCCAGATATGGATGAATAAGAAAGTTCCCT encodes:
- a CDS encoding alpha/beta hydrolase → MEKRHFYISNSKTRIPAILWGKLNKKLLIEVHGNLSNKEDTVISMMAQKAIAKGYQVLSFDLPMHGERLDEGYACVPDNCVSDLLSVYEYAKSFASDIHLFACTIGAYFSLLAYHNFDIKQSLFLSPIVNMERVVHNMMKSFQVSEERLKAEHEIQLPIGQKLEWNYYCYVKENPISFEWKVPTAILYGSDDNLSECEEILEFAARYQATVKVLKHGEHYFHTEQQLQVFDQWADENLL
- a CDS encoding SIMPL domain-containing protein; this encodes MSQENKNDKSNFAIIALSVVLVVMSFTIYAISQSGSEQNAADTITMSGYAEEKVVPDTAALSIGVVVQADTAKDASDQNAALMSTVVAELKALGLEDREIQTSYLSVYPVYNYDKEQTITGYSASNSVQVTTTKIGNLSQIIDRATAAGANQIGSISFSVSDDRQKQLREDLMNEAVADASSKANGLAGSLGLKVTGVQTASISGNDNSRVSYTVAETAMGTGTGQVSTPIEPGESTVSMSVQVTYYIG
- a CDS encoding IS5 family transposase translates to MGFKELSDEQWKFIKTFLPPQPITGRKRVDDRKVINGILYVLITGCRWRDLPPSYGSGVTAWRRLKRWSEAGIWDKIMESLRDSAYQKSKFSLDTVCIDSSFIETKKG
- a CDS encoding winged helix-turn-helix domain-containing protein, with translation MKKALIEVLFASDKRRKVLLLLRKEPKEMETLFTSLEITRRELVPQMKILKAHHLVSHYKDTYELTTIGKLIVDEMVPLLDKVEVLDTDIDYWGTRKLDFIPPHLFKRILELKDCQIVNPYTQSIYAQPPELYGAYDLSQVASKRGKIFFAVTTFFYPNFAEVFAEMIHGQVKINIIVTPDVVARIQNQDRADYVEIVKNELFNLFVYPKKIDFVSFGFNEYCLLMRLLDNKGKYDYKYMLSSNQGALEWGKELFEYYLKDSVPVTEI
- a CDS encoding TetR/AcrR family transcriptional regulator, with the protein product MGIVDRRQREKEQRKTEIIDAAESLFFSRSYEDVSMDEIAREVELNKATIYLYFKNKETLFATIVLRGIQILKEKYTECMEKQVPGIVKVALMGQAYYQFSQEYPDYLRMIHFYGSEHFSKENPCTAEIGKGYGTCRMILRDAIQEGIDDGTIRVDLDPFLTSMYLMISFMGILSMENKWKLVIEAEGFSYEQYTREFFRFITTAISSGEKSHSMDLKDFTSFGFFLTEPVAPEKKKRK
- a CDS encoding NifB/NifX family molybdenum-iron cluster-binding protein, which produces MKVSVPCMGKGGSDDAVSQHFGRAPAYTVFDTETGEYSVVMKNGSEGPVDLMAGAGVNVMLCGGIGKGAAVMLQQRGIDVFIGASGTIKDAIDAWESGALSNNQNGNCDSHEHDHNHDDCSCNCSCHSQVSIS
- a CDS encoding EFR1 family ferrodoxin (N-terminal region resembles flavodoxins. C-terminal ferrodoxin region binds two 4Fe-4S clusters.), which codes for MKMESVKLVYFSPTGTTKAVVQGITHGINPGTVELIDITKPDTRKQPLMTSENELLVIGVPVYMGRVPALLNEWLNAIQAHNTPTVCVVVYGNRVYDDALLELKNIVMKCGCIPIACAAYIGEHSFSNSETSIAQGRPDEDDLTHAEVFGQKIREKLQSISSIPQVFDVHVSGTYPYEGVTKLWIVDFIAVSDKCSQCGICAEKCPVGAIDAENSRLIDTDICITCCACIKNCPQSARSMKPGLVKDASVRLHTLYSQRKEPECFI
- a CDS encoding CRISPR-associated protein Cas1; the encoded protein is MNKKLPYQKNSVVWNYALLLKTRELVQYLVEKRQVIDFNRPEFTIDKQDSDDIRQKILSISYTDWKTMGFSKGTLHYMKQNAKAEKPFTLNAHVREKLEMREGC
- a CDS encoding transposase; this encodes MHACVSCEGFPLTIQISSGKEHDRQHFIEVMEDIKVKTDGRPRTRPLEVLADAAYDDTEIRQYLRSRAIKSNIPINTRNSKRKKRGRPTRFDEETYHYRGTIERFFAWLKMGFRKLASRYERLNVVFKGLLDIACFLLCWKKV
- a CDS encoding CatA-like O-acetyltransferase; protein product: MNEGVNVVNRYKIIDFETWKRKEYCQIYRSAVQPQYCVSFELDVTYFKKHVKKNKLSFTMAFIFAVTKCANEIEEFRYRFLDGEVVLYESIDTSFTYLEKETELFKVVNVPMQDTVEKFAKLAIVTAENQKEHFTGPVENDVYQFSALPWITFMHISHTDFGNKEKAQPIFDWGKYQKREDKFMMPFAVQVHHAFVDGIHIAKLADKLQRYLDEV
- a CDS encoding DUF4256 domain-containing protein, whose protein sequence is MNCHKGLEWAKVQAKLEVNTEKLWSLNEMERTGGEPDVVVHDDKTDEYIFYDCSAESPKGRRNVCYDREALESRKEHKPENNAIDMAAAIGIELLTEEQYRELQKLGNFDTKTSSWVKTPSTIRKLGGALFADRRYDHVFVYHNSASYYYGVRGFRGSLRV